In the genome of Nonomuraea sp. NBC_00507, the window CCATGTCCCGGACGCTACGACGGCGCTAGGCGCAGCTTGAAGCATTGTGCGCGAAGATGCTCCAGAGCCTCGCTCAACCCTAGAGGGAAGCATCCTGGCGCATCTTGGGCTTTAGTCAGGCGCGAGGACGCGGAGAGCGGACTCGATAAGGTTGCGGGCTTCGGAGCCGTAGACCGCGAGGCCCGCGAGCGTGGCGAACGAGGTGAGGTAGGTGGCGACTTCGGAGGGCTGGCTGATCGTGAGGGCGGCAGTGAGGGTCTCTACCGATACCCACCGGTCATCGAAGATCCAGAATCCATGGACGGGTGCCACCGGGTAGACCTTCTCGAAGGGGATCACGCCGAGGTGGACGGTGCGGAGGGTGGAGGCGATCGCCAGCTTCTCCAGCTGGCCGGCGAGGACATCTGGAGGGCATAGCCGAAGGCGTAGCACCGCTTCGGTCATCACAAAGTGGAACCGTCGCCCAGACGCATACAGGATCTGCTGGCGGGCCATCCGGGCGGCCACGGCCGCCGCGAGATCATCGTGGGCCTCATCCGACGTGATCGCCTCGCGGAGCCGATAAGCCGAGTACTCAGGTGTCTGTAGGAGCCCCGGCACGAAACACGACTCGAAGTTGCGGATCACCTGTGCTTCGGCCTCCGCTTCGGCGAAGGTCTGCTGCTGGGCCACCATTCCGCGGCGGAACATCCGCCGGAATTCGACGTACATGCCCTCAAGCGACCGTAGTGCAGCGATCAGCTCCGGGACTTGCTCGGGTGCGCCGCACGTGGTTGCCCAGGCTTCGATATCGGCGTCGGACGGCGTCTGTTTGCCACTCTCGATCTTGTAGACCTTGGTGCGGTGCCAGCCGTGAGCTTCGGCGAGTTGCTGGCCATTGAGTCGAGCATCTCGTCGAAGCTCACGCAGGCGGAGCCCGAGCGCATCACGGGCTCTCTCGTAGGTGGACATCCTGCTTGGTGTACTCCTGCCACGGGACGGCGTAGTGCTGGGCCACGTCCCGGTAGTAGCAGTGCTTCACGACCACAGCGGGATCGGTGACGAGGTCGGCGCCGAGGAGGACGTCGTCGTCGCCGAATCTCAGGATGAGCAGCGTAGTGGAGTCGATCAGCCAGAAGTCATGGCCCGGCAGGTCGAGCTCTGCCGCCCGATGGCGAGGCAGATAGCGGATATCCTCCCCGGCCTCGACGTTGTAACGGGCGAGAGCGAGGCCGAAGCGGGTGTAGTCGCTGTGCGGCTTGCTGACCACGCGGACCCGTTCCATGCGCTGCCCGTCGGCGATCCGCGGGGTGAGCATCTCGATCCAGTCGTCCATGTACGACTCGTCGAGCCCTCCGCCGGTCAGAAACCGGCGGAGGATCGGGGCCTCGTCGGCCTCGTTGTAGGCCTCGCGGGTCTCCAGCCGGAACGCGGTGTGGCGGAAGGCGAGGACGAGGCCGGCGAA includes:
- a CDS encoding DUF6879 family protein — encoded protein: MRFVPAGQDFAGLVLAFRHTAFRLETREAYNEADEAPILRRFLTGGGLDESYMDDWIEMLTPRIADGQRMERVRVVSKPHSDYTRFGLALARYNVEAGEDIRYLPRHRAAELDLPGHDFWLIDSTTLLILRFGDDDVLLGADLVTDPAVVVKHCYYRDVAQHYAVPWQEYTKQDVHLRESP
- a CDS encoding helix-turn-helix domain-containing protein; the encoded protein is MSTYERARDALGLRLRELRRDARLNGQQLAEAHGWHRTKVYKIESGKQTPSDADIEAWATTCGAPEQVPELIAALRSLEGMYVEFRRMFRRGMVAQQQTFAEAEAEAQVIRNFESCFVPGLLQTPEYSAYRLREAITSDEAHDDLAAAVAARMARQQILYASGRRFHFVMTEAVLRLRLCPPDVLAGQLEKLAIASTLRTVHLGVIPFEKVYPVAPVHGFWIFDDRWVSVETLTAALTISQPSEVATYLTSFATLAGLAVYGSEARNLIESALRVLAPD